A genomic region of bacterium contains the following coding sequences:
- a CDS encoding glycoside hydrolase family 9 protein, with product MRLFLYALCTLLIIQLSAACAFAAGFIAVDQAGFLPGDVKVAYITQQADSFYVIKKGTQTVMLAGRVELRKLKDPATGMDIYTADFSALNQPGSYQIRVPGVGTSYPFRVGERVHEELYTKSLRAFYFQRCGMELKVAIALQYNHPACHLQDGYYHASTGQSGQAPSTGGWHDAGDYGKYIVNGGISAGTLLMAFETFPVSCAADTLKIPESGNGVPDLLDEVRYELAWFLTMQEPDGGVHHKLTRVDFEAIIMPQKDTAKRYFMPVSSAATANFAAVMAMAGRIYRPFDAAFADTCLVRAEKAWHWLESHPDIVPVGGFKNPSGVSTGEYGDGDDRDERLWAAAELWRTSRKVACHRWYLDHYAGLNLFTAEMGWGSLAPLAHLSYLADTSALADQQVQGKLRDALNRYADGMLQQEAGSGFRYLLKPGEFNWGSNSRALNRAILLALAAEFGGRSRFRAAVLDQLHYMLGANPHNVSYITGIGTASMKNPHHRPSWSDNVPAPVPGLLAGGANQYLQDDALKATFTSSTPPALCWIDDANSYASNEICINWNAPLVFLAAWASAESGASGVGARPVPPVRSFHLGQNYPNPFNSTTVIPFRLEEEGEVTLQVYNICGELVDEQALGHLASGEQRHPWHARGPSGLYYYRIKIRSAGTLLTLAGKMAVVR from the coding sequence ATGCGCCTTTTTCTCTATGCCCTCTGTACCCTGCTCATCATCCAACTCAGCGCCGCCTGCGCCTTTGCCGCGGGCTTTATCGCCGTCGATCAGGCTGGTTTTCTGCCCGGTGATGTCAAGGTGGCCTACATCACCCAGCAGGCGGACAGTTTTTATGTCATCAAAAAGGGCACCCAGACGGTGATGCTCGCCGGGCGGGTAGAACTGCGCAAGCTCAAGGATCCCGCAACGGGCATGGATATTTATACCGCCGATTTCAGTGCCCTGAATCAGCCCGGCAGTTATCAGATCAGGGTGCCCGGTGTGGGGACTTCATATCCCTTCAGGGTGGGGGAGAGGGTCCATGAGGAGCTCTATACCAAGTCCCTCCGAGCCTTCTATTTCCAGCGCTGCGGCATGGAACTCAAGGTCGCCATCGCGCTGCAGTACAACCATCCCGCTTGTCACCTTCAGGATGGCTATTACCATGCCAGCACCGGCCAGAGCGGCCAGGCGCCTAGCACGGGGGGATGGCATGATGCGGGTGATTATGGCAAGTATATCGTCAACGGCGGGATCAGCGCCGGTACTCTGCTGATGGCCTTCGAGACCTTTCCAGTGAGCTGCGCTGCCGACACCTTGAAAATCCCCGAGAGCGGCAATGGTGTGCCCGATCTCCTCGACGAAGTGCGCTATGAACTGGCCTGGTTCCTCACCATGCAGGAGCCCGACGGCGGAGTACATCATAAATTAACCCGGGTTGACTTTGAGGCGATCATCATGCCGCAGAAGGACACCGCCAAGCGCTATTTCATGCCGGTCTCGAGTGCCGCGACCGCTAATTTCGCGGCCGTAATGGCTATGGCGGGCCGCATCTATCGCCCCTTCGATGCCGCGTTTGCAGACACCTGCCTGGTCCGGGCCGAGAAAGCCTGGCACTGGCTTGAGAGCCATCCCGATATTGTTCCGGTCGGTGGCTTTAAAAATCCCTCCGGCGTTTCCACCGGCGAGTACGGTGACGGCGACGACCGCGATGAGCGCCTTTGGGCTGCAGCCGAGCTCTGGCGTACCAGCCGCAAGGTCGCCTGCCACCGCTGGTATCTCGATCATTATGCGGGACTGAATCTATTCACCGCTGAGATGGGATGGGGCTCTCTGGCGCCGCTGGCGCATCTCAGCTACCTGGCTGACACCAGCGCGCTCGCGGATCAGCAGGTGCAGGGCAAACTGCGCGACGCTCTCAACAGGTATGCCGACGGCATGCTGCAGCAGGAAGCCGGCAGCGGCTTCCGCTACCTCCTCAAGCCCGGTGAATTCAACTGGGGCTCCAATTCGCGTGCGCTCAACCGCGCCATACTGCTGGCCCTGGCGGCTGAATTCGGCGGCCGGTCAAGATTTCGCGCGGCGGTTCTCGATCAGCTCCATTACATGCTCGGTGCCAATCCCCATAATGTCTCCTATATCACCGGAATCGGCACCGCCAGTATGAAAAATCCGCATCACCGGCCCTCCTGGTCCGACAATGTCCCCGCCCCTGTTCCCGGCCTCCTCGCGGGCGGCGCCAATCAATATCTGCAGGACGACGCCCTCAAGGCGACCTTCACCTCTTCCACACCGCCGGCGCTCTGCTGGATCGATGACGCCAACAGCTACGCCTCCAACGAGATCTGCATCAACTGGAACGCCCCGCTGGTCTTCCTGGCCGCATGGGCCTCTGCCGAATCCGGCGCCAGCGGAGTCGGCGCCCGGCCGGTACCTCCTGTCCGCAGCTTCCATCTCGGACAGAACTATCCCAACCCCTTCAACAGCACCACGGTGATCCCCTTCCGCCTTGAAGAGGAGGGCGAGGTAACCCTTCAGGTTTACAACATCTGCGGCGAGCTGGTCGACGAACAAGCGCTCGGCCATCTCGCCTCGGGCGAGCAGCGCCATCCCTGGCATGCGCGCGGCCCCAGCGGCCTCTACTATTACCGCATCAAAATCCGTTCCGCCGGAACGCTTCTCACCCTGGCCGGAAAAATGGCGGTGGTGCGATGA
- a CDS encoding family 16 glycosylhydrolase, with product MGPLRYAVVLFLMLTSSVFAASYWGAEYRTLEGFVYGRFEASFKPPRGNGVLASFFTYHDITDSTAWNEIDYEILGRYTDDIQVTTIGPGQKWRNSHHAVDFVPQDGFHTYAFEWTPDYIAWFIDDREIYRQDQFHIPQFVFPQKIMMNLWSSESAGWVGSWDDRILPLFAYYDWVSYASYTPGTGNTGTGNNFTRLWNDDFERWDSTRWTMGTHSFNGNRVTFRKENVVFRDGCMVLCMTKGTDLGFTDKTPPSVLWARADQDTVTVRFSEAIDPATATKANFAISGITILNAALQSDQQTVKLAVSELDTSKRNNVVVMNIKDTFSPPNKLSAQLQQILIRKPLALPVKINVGGKAWRDYLPDQEWGPEVDYGYQDGAPRDRSKPVVGVDVLNTEEDTLYHSEMHELVAYKVRLPRGSYRVTLKMAEMSFTEPGNRVYNIYVEGRQVADHLDLVAHPGPKTALELTADPVAANDGILDIRFEYLWGYELSGWGSLLNGLEIEPAVSGVQSGAVRRPESPALVHNYPNPFNTATTITYEIPREGRARLRVYDQLGREVAELADGPVSAGRHSLTWSPELPSGLYLVDLEHSSGACSERVLHKIVLLR from the coding sequence ATGGGTCCATTGCGCTACGCCGTGGTGCTCTTTCTGATGTTGACATCCAGCGTTTTTGCCGCAAGCTATTGGGGAGCGGAGTACCGCACCCTCGAGGGATTTGTCTATGGCCGATTCGAAGCCTCTTTCAAACCACCCCGGGGCAATGGTGTCCTCGCCTCCTTTTTCACCTACCATGATATCACCGATTCCACCGCCTGGAACGAGATCGATTATGAAATCCTCGGACGTTACACCGACGACATCCAGGTGACGACGATTGGCCCGGGACAAAAATGGCGCAACAGCCATCATGCTGTTGATTTCGTCCCCCAGGATGGCTTTCATACCTATGCTTTCGAATGGACCCCCGATTACATCGCCTGGTTCATCGATGACCGCGAAATTTACCGCCAAGACCAGTTCCATATCCCGCAGTTCGTCTTCCCGCAAAAGATCATGATGAACCTGTGGAGTTCCGAATCGGCTGGCTGGGTCGGCTCCTGGGATGACCGGATTTTGCCCCTCTTCGCGTATTACGACTGGGTCAGCTACGCAAGCTATACCCCGGGCACCGGCAACACCGGCACCGGCAACAATTTCACTCGGCTATGGAATGACGATTTCGAGCGCTGGGATTCGACGCGATGGACGATGGGCACACATTCTTTCAATGGCAACCGGGTAACCTTTCGGAAGGAAAATGTGGTGTTCCGCGATGGCTGCATGGTCCTGTGCATGACCAAAGGCACCGACCTCGGTTTTACCGATAAAACGCCTCCTAGTGTGCTTTGGGCCCGCGCCGATCAGGATACCGTCACGGTCCGCTTCTCCGAGGCCATCGATCCGGCCACCGCTACCAAAGCCAACTTCGCCATCTCCGGAATTACCATCCTCAACGCCGCTTTGCAGTCCGATCAGCAAACCGTAAAACTAGCGGTCTCTGAGCTCGATACCAGCAAGCGCAACAATGTGGTGGTGATGAACATCAAGGACACGTTCTCTCCACCCAACAAACTCAGCGCCCAGCTGCAGCAAATCCTCATTCGTAAACCACTGGCGCTGCCGGTAAAAATCAATGTCGGTGGCAAAGCCTGGCGCGACTATCTGCCCGATCAGGAGTGGGGCCCGGAGGTAGATTACGGCTACCAGGACGGGGCGCCGCGCGACCGCAGCAAACCCGTTGTCGGAGTTGATGTGCTCAACACCGAAGAGGACACCCTTTATCATTCCGAAATGCATGAGTTGGTCGCGTACAAGGTGCGGCTGCCGCGTGGATCCTACAGGGTGACCCTTAAAATGGCGGAGATGAGTTTTACGGAGCCGGGAAACCGCGTCTATAACATCTACGTCGAAGGCCGCCAAGTGGCGGACCACCTCGATCTCGTGGCCCATCCCGGGCCGAAAACGGCCCTCGAACTGACCGCCGATCCGGTAGCGGCGAACGACGGCATCCTCGACATCCGTTTCGAATATCTCTGGGGATATGAACTCAGCGGCTGGGGTTCGTTGCTCAACGGATTGGAGATCGAGCCGGCTGTTTCGGGTGTGCAGAGCGGCGCCGTACGCCGGCCGGAATCTCCTGCCCTGGTGCACAACTATCCCAATCCCTTCAATACCGCCACGACGATCACCTACGAGATCCCCCGTGAAGGCCGGGCGCGGCTGCGCGTCTATGACCAGCTCGGCCGGGAGGTCGCCGAATTGGCGGATGGACCGGTGAGTGCCGGGCGCCATTCCCTCACCTGGTCGCCGGAACTGCCAAGCGGCCTTTATCTCGTGGATCTTGAACACAGCAGCGGTGCCTGTTCGGAACGCGTTCTCCACAAGATTGTCCTTTTACGGTGA
- a CDS encoding tetratricopeptide repeat protein, translating into MMHPIKAHPVLFLILALFTARITNAQLQDPETERTFALARQVYQDQLYELAADQFNAFVQKYPSSPLAEEAWFLLGESFFQQNLFDQAITAYRALLQRHAALTLRDQAAFRIGQSLVYSGKLAEAKIALLQFPRDYPSSPLVPDARYWYSEALLRGGSKEEALRHFGELVAEYPGSKVADYALFAMADIQEQQNQWAAALAAYERLLKEYPRSPLSEQATYRQGMARYGHQEYDLAIQELSAAIVAWPESRWRGEAQYFIGESFARKGEHEKAAKAFALISEMPGNRYSDDALYSLGLAHLHLNKTAEALTAWDKLLATSTDADLKAAALFQSGHALQRSGRSEEALERYKRLITEYPRSADAPNALFEQAGLLFQAKEFTRARALFSQIVERFPKAGVAGDAAVMVGECFLGEGNVEAANRIFRQAAGGYDNPEVKAQAIFKLGLSRFQAGEYDLALKDFEDILRVYTRSAVAADARFWHGETLFKLGRYADALSAYQLFLRETPGSPRAPEAYYGLGYSALKSGQFQNAAAAFATAAEKSTSEALQNDARLRQGDAWMNARKFLEAIRAYQVAYEGSRDGKIRAEARYQTGLAWYRSGDFSKARAYLQEVVKSWPESSFAPEALYLGGRACFRANEFEEAITLFSQLIRSYPSSVLLDDATYAIADCYYNLGEYDKAIAQYKKVVDTYPGSELVADALTGLKWSMMQKGETAQADQVVAGYVERLPDREIAARVVERQAEYFRDNGQYPEAIAQYEKLLSGYSATAAGQSAWYGIARCQQAQGQPDQAIASFRQQWTRFPGAAAAPQALFTGAQMLAERGDKKEAAVWYARLSSEYPNHKLSSAAAYARGVLDIDADQPDQAIERFKALESEGKSAADRALARLGQARVLIGKKQYEEAQTLLEQLLGEGSPAISAEAQFLLASILQEQKEWSRASLAFVKIKYLYPEEEEWVAAGLYQAARCNEALGRLADARRLYQSLINDFPGRTDYVSKSRVRLDALAGK; encoded by the coding sequence ATGATGCATCCTATCAAGGCCCATCCGGTTCTGTTCCTGATCCTGGCCCTTTTTACCGCCCGGATTACCAATGCCCAGCTCCAGGATCCCGAAACCGAGCGCACTTTCGCCCTGGCCCGGCAGGTCTATCAGGACCAGCTCTACGAGCTTGCCGCTGATCAGTTCAACGCCTTTGTCCAGAAATATCCCTCCTCGCCGCTGGCCGAAGAGGCCTGGTTCCTCCTCGGTGAGAGCTTTTTCCAGCAAAACCTGTTCGATCAGGCGATCACGGCCTACCGCGCCTTGCTGCAGCGCCATGCCGCCCTGACCCTGCGCGACCAGGCCGCCTTTCGTATCGGCCAGTCGCTGGTTTACAGCGGCAAACTTGCGGAGGCCAAAATCGCCTTGCTTCAGTTTCCGCGAGACTATCCCTCCAGCCCGCTGGTGCCCGATGCACGGTACTGGTACAGCGAAGCCCTGCTGCGCGGCGGCAGCAAGGAGGAGGCGCTCCGCCATTTCGGCGAGCTCGTCGCCGAATATCCCGGCAGCAAGGTCGCCGATTATGCCCTCTTCGCCATGGCGGACATCCAGGAACAACAGAATCAATGGGCAGCGGCACTCGCCGCATATGAGCGGCTACTGAAGGAATATCCGCGCAGTCCCTTGTCTGAACAAGCGACCTATCGCCAGGGCATGGCGCGATATGGCCACCAGGAGTATGACCTGGCGATCCAGGAGCTCTCCGCGGCGATCGTCGCCTGGCCGGAAAGCCGTTGGCGTGGCGAGGCGCAATACTTCATTGGCGAATCCTTCGCCCGCAAAGGGGAGCATGAGAAAGCAGCCAAAGCCTTCGCCCTGATCTCCGAGATGCCCGGGAACCGGTATTCGGATGATGCCCTCTACAGTCTGGGCCTGGCCCATCTCCATCTCAACAAAACGGCGGAGGCGCTGACGGCATGGGACAAGCTGCTGGCCACCAGCACGGACGCCGATCTCAAGGCGGCGGCGCTCTTCCAGAGTGGTCACGCCCTGCAGCGCAGCGGCCGCAGCGAGGAGGCGCTCGAGCGCTACAAGCGGCTGATCACCGAATATCCGCGCAGCGCCGATGCCCCCAACGCGCTTTTCGAGCAAGCCGGCCTCCTGTTTCAGGCGAAAGAGTTCACGCGGGCCCGGGCGCTCTTCAGCCAGATCGTGGAACGCTTTCCCAAGGCCGGCGTCGCCGGTGATGCGGCCGTGATGGTCGGCGAGTGTTTTCTCGGCGAAGGCAACGTCGAAGCCGCCAATCGGATTTTCCGCCAGGCCGCCGGCGGGTATGACAATCCGGAGGTCAAGGCCCAGGCCATCTTCAAGCTCGGGCTCTCGCGATTTCAGGCGGGAGAATACGACCTCGCCCTGAAGGATTTCGAAGACATCCTGCGCGTGTACACCCGGAGCGCGGTGGCGGCCGATGCCCGCTTCTGGCACGGCGAAACCCTTTTCAAACTCGGCCGTTATGCCGATGCCCTGAGCGCCTATCAGCTCTTTTTGCGGGAGACACCCGGCTCCCCACGCGCCCCTGAGGCCTATTACGGGCTTGGCTACTCCGCCCTCAAGTCAGGTCAGTTCCAGAATGCCGCCGCGGCGTTCGCCACCGCTGCTGAAAAATCCACCTCCGAAGCTCTGCAAAACGATGCCCGCTTGCGGCAAGGCGATGCCTGGATGAATGCCAGGAAATTTCTCGAAGCCATCCGGGCCTATCAGGTCGCCTATGAAGGCAGCAGAGACGGCAAGATCCGCGCCGAAGCCCGGTATCAGACGGGACTGGCCTGGTATCGCAGCGGCGATTTCAGCAAGGCGCGTGCGTACCTCCAGGAGGTCGTCAAGAGCTGGCCCGAATCCTCCTTCGCTCCGGAGGCGCTCTATCTGGGCGGCCGGGCCTGCTTCCGCGCCAATGAGTTCGAGGAGGCCATCACCCTGTTCAGCCAACTGATCCGATCCTATCCGTCCTCTGTCCTGCTCGACGATGCCACCTATGCGATTGCCGACTGTTATTACAACCTCGGCGAATACGACAAAGCCATCGCCCAGTATAAAAAGGTGGTCGATACCTATCCCGGGAGTGAGCTGGTGGCCGACGCCCTGACCGGATTAAAGTGGTCCATGATGCAGAAGGGGGAGACCGCTCAAGCGGACCAGGTCGTAGCCGGCTATGTCGAACGCCTGCCGGACCGCGAAATCGCAGCCAGGGTGGTGGAGCGCCAGGCTGAATACTTTCGCGACAACGGTCAATATCCCGAGGCCATCGCGCAGTATGAGAAGCTCCTCTCCGGTTACAGCGCCACGGCTGCGGGACAATCCGCCTGGTATGGGATCGCGCGGTGTCAGCAGGCCCAGGGGCAACCCGACCAGGCTATCGCCTCATTCCGTCAGCAGTGGACCAGGTTCCCGGGAGCAGCCGCGGCGCCGCAGGCTCTTTTCACCGGCGCCCAGATGCTTGCCGAGCGAGGCGACAAAAAGGAGGCGGCAGTATGGTATGCCCGGTTGAGTTCTGAATATCCCAACCATAAGCTGAGTTCCGCCGCGGCTTACGCCCGGGGTGTACTGGATATCGATGCCGACCAGCCGGATCAGGCGATAGAGCGCTTCAAGGCGTTGGAGAGCGAGGGCAAGAGTGCCGCCGACCGGGCGCTTGCCCGACTCGGACAGGCGCGGGTCCTGATCGGCAAGAAGCAGTACGAAGAGGCCCAGACCCTGCTCGAGCAGCTGCTGGGAGAAGGTTCCCCCGCCATCAGCGCCGAGGCCCAGTTCCTCCTGGCCTCGATCCTGCAGGAGCAAAAGGAGTGGTCCAGGGCGAGCCTGGCGTTCGTCAAGATCAAATATCTCTATCCGGAGGAAGAGGAGTGGGTGGCAGCCGGCCTCTACCAGGCCGCCCGGTGCAACGAGGCGCTCGGACGGCTTGCGGATGCGCGCCGGCTCTACCAGTCGCTGATCAATGACTTTCCCGGCCGGACCGATTACGTCTCCAAATCGCGCGTGCGTCTTGATGCGCTTGCAGGAAAGTGA
- a CDS encoding glycoside hydrolase family 3 N-terminal domain-containing protein — MRGVRLLFWTATAVLFMALRSLAQPAIAVRVENLMDQMTLEEKVGQMTQFTLETVCVMDQNGIREPLTLDQKKLREVILDHGVGALFNVGTHAHTVERWNEIISEIQNIAREGRLKIPVLYGIDAIHGATYTRGATLFPQSIAMAATWNPELVRKSSEITAVEVRASGIPWNFNPVLDSGRQPLWPRLWETFGEDAYLTSALGSAYILGQEGEPNNIAAPNKVAACMKHFIGYGAPLSGKDRTPAWIPDHYLRQYILPPYKAAIAAGVHTVMINSADVNGVPVHVSHYLLTDLLRGELGFTGVIDSDYGDISKLYQTHHVAADNKEAVQMAVMAGIDMCMVPGDYSFTRDLIELVKEGKVPMSRIDEACGRILTLKYQLGLFDNPYPNKSLRAHFATPEAAVVNLQAAQEAMTLLKNDGDLLPLRKSARVLVTGPSANRLSVLNGGWTYTWQGDREDLLPKDKLSILKAIVAKIGANNVNFLPGSAYATAVDIPAAVKAAKKADVVIACLGEEAYCETPGNIVDLTLPDAQLDLVNALVKTGKPVVLVLAEGRPRIIRPVVEGVKAILLAWLPGMEGGRAVADVLFGDANPSGKLPVTYPRYPNDLVLYDHLWTENTGGTNTYNPQWPFGYGLSYTTFAYSNLALDKTSLGKGEVVTVSVSVTNTGKIAGKETVQLYLSDLVASLAPPNKRLKGFRKIELAPGESKTITFTLSADEMSFIGLDGKPVLEPGDFKVTIAGLSQTFSLH, encoded by the coding sequence ATGAGAGGAGTTCGTCTTTTATTCTGGACCGCCACAGCGGTGCTGTTCATGGCCCTGCGGAGCCTGGCCCAACCCGCTATCGCGGTCCGCGTCGAAAACCTGATGGACCAGATGACGCTGGAGGAAAAGGTCGGGCAGATGACCCAGTTCACCCTCGAAACCGTCTGTGTGATGGACCAAAATGGCATCCGAGAACCTTTGACACTGGACCAGAAAAAGCTGCGCGAGGTCATTCTGGATCATGGTGTTGGGGCGTTATTCAATGTCGGCACCCATGCTCATACAGTCGAACGCTGGAACGAGATCATCAGTGAAATCCAGAATATCGCACGTGAAGGCCGGCTCAAGATCCCGGTCCTTTACGGGATCGATGCCATTCATGGCGCCACCTATACCCGGGGCGCTACGCTTTTCCCCCAATCGATCGCGATGGCCGCGACCTGGAATCCGGAGCTGGTGCGCAAGAGCAGCGAGATCACGGCAGTCGAGGTTCGCGCTTCGGGGATCCCCTGGAATTTCAATCCCGTCCTCGATTCCGGCCGGCAACCGCTTTGGCCGCGTCTGTGGGAAACCTTCGGCGAAGATGCCTACCTGACTTCAGCTCTGGGCTCGGCGTATATCCTCGGCCAGGAGGGAGAGCCCAACAATATCGCCGCGCCGAATAAGGTGGCGGCCTGCATGAAACATTTCATCGGCTACGGTGCGCCCCTCTCGGGTAAGGATCGCACCCCCGCCTGGATTCCCGATCACTATCTGCGTCAATACATCCTCCCGCCGTACAAGGCGGCCATCGCCGCCGGAGTCCACACCGTGATGATCAACTCCGCCGACGTCAACGGCGTGCCGGTTCATGTCAGCCATTACCTTCTCACCGATCTGCTGCGCGGCGAGCTGGGATTCACAGGCGTGATCGATAGCGACTATGGCGATATCAGCAAACTCTACCAGACTCATCATGTCGCCGCCGACAACAAGGAGGCGGTGCAGATGGCCGTGATGGCGGGCATCGATATGTGCATGGTTCCAGGTGATTACAGCTTCACCCGGGATTTGATCGAGCTGGTGAAGGAGGGCAAGGTGCCGATGAGCCGGATCGACGAGGCTTGCGGCCGCATCCTCACGCTTAAATATCAGCTCGGGCTTTTCGACAATCCCTATCCCAACAAATCGCTCAGGGCGCATTTTGCGACGCCGGAAGCCGCGGTGGTCAATTTGCAGGCTGCTCAGGAGGCCATGACCCTGCTCAAGAACGATGGCGATTTGCTGCCGCTGCGGAAATCAGCCCGGGTGCTGGTGACCGGGCCTTCCGCCAACCGCCTCTCGGTTCTCAATGGCGGCTGGACCTATACCTGGCAGGGTGACCGTGAGGATCTGCTCCCCAAGGACAAGCTCTCCATTCTCAAGGCGATCGTCGCCAAGATCGGAGCCAACAACGTCAATTTTCTGCCGGGTAGCGCTTATGCGACCGCTGTGGACATCCCGGCCGCGGTTAAAGCGGCGAAAAAGGCAGATGTGGTTATCGCCTGCCTCGGTGAGGAGGCTTACTGTGAAACGCCGGGCAATATCGTCGACCTCACCCTGCCGGATGCCCAGCTGGATCTGGTCAATGCGCTGGTGAAGACTGGCAAGCCGGTCGTGCTGGTGCTGGCCGAAGGGCGGCCGCGCATCATCCGCCCGGTCGTGGAGGGTGTGAAGGCCATCCTGCTCGCCTGGCTGCCCGGCATGGAGGGAGGGCGCGCAGTCGCGGATGTGCTCTTCGGCGATGCCAATCCCAGCGGCAAGCTGCCGGTCACCTATCCCCGCTATCCCAACGATTTGGTGCTTTATGACCATCTCTGGACGGAGAACACCGGCGGCACCAATACCTACAATCCCCAATGGCCCTTCGGGTATGGACTGAGCTATACCACTTTTGCGTACAGCAACCTGGCCCTTGACAAAACAAGCCTGGGCAAGGGCGAGGTGGTCACCGTCAGCGTCAGCGTGACCAACACCGGCAAGATCGCCGGCAAGGAGACCGTCCAGCTCTACCTCAGCGATCTGGTGGCTTCGCTGGCGCCGCCCAACAAGCGTCTGAAAGGATTCCGCAAGATCGAACTGGCGCCCGGCGAGAGCAAGACGATCACCTTCACCCTGAGCGCGGACGAGATGAGTTTCATCGGCCTTGACGGCAAACCCGTGCTGGAACCGGGGGATTTCAAGGTTACCATCGCCGGACTGTCACAAACTTTCTCACTCCATTGA